The following DNA comes from Paraburkholderia phytofirmans PsJN.
AACCATGCACCGTAGGGCGGAAAACTGTCGAACACGTCCGCGCCGAGCGCTCGTAACTTTTTGCGCAGGCCGGAGATGTCCGGTCCGAAGGCGGCAAAGTCCGTCGCGATCGACAGCGCGCGTTCCGCGCCAATGAACAGTCGCGCGGGCTGACCGTGCGGCTCCTTCATCCAGAACACCTGGGCCAGCGTGACGGTCAGGTCATAGCCCGCATTGTGGAAGCGCCCAAGAATCACCGAATAACTGTCGGAATCGCGCAGAGCCACGGGCTTGGCTGCACCGCTGGCTTCGTTACGTTCTGACTTGTAGTGGCCGAGCACGTACGAGCGAAGCGTTCGCTCCTTGCTATCGGCGCCCGCAGCTTTGTTATAGGCTATCCGGTGTGCGGGTACGAGCAGCGTCGTCACGGCATCGACAAGCGTCGATTTGCCGGAGCCGATGTCGCCCGTCAACAGTGCGTTCTTACCAGCGGGATTCAACGTCCAGACGCGGCGATCGAAAGTCCCCCAGTTAAAGACTTCCAGTTGATGCAGGCGAAAACCGGACAGAGCGTCGTCGGCGACGAAATCGAGTCCGGGCAATTGCATATCAGTCATCCGCGTTCCTTGAGGCTGCTGTGCCGAGTTGCGTCTGATAACCCGCCAGCCGGGCGTCGAAATCAGCGAGCCACTGAGCGTCGACAAACGCTTTGAGGATCCGCTGTACTTCGAACGCGCTGGCTTGCTCCTCACGCTTGCCGGCGGTCGGCTTCAGCTTGCGCAAAAAACCGAGTTCGATGATCTTGTTCACATGTGCGTCGATCTGGTCGATTAATTTGGCCTCGTTGCTGCCTGCTGGTAGAAACACACGGACGGTCTCCACGATCTGCTCGCGTGTAAGAATAAGGCGTGTTTCTGCGCCGCCAGCGTCGGACTCGGCGAGCTTTTTTCGCAGCAACGCCAGCATCAGGCTGACAGGAAACGACAGCGGGCGCCTCGCGATAAGACGGGGTAACGCAGGCGAATCTTCTTCGCCGTTATCAGGGCGTGAGCGCAGGAACGCATATCCCTCTGCTTCATCGAGCACTAACTCGAGATTCAGCACAGTGACGTAATCTCGTACGCGCGCTTGCAAGTCGAGCAGCGCGCCCCAAAGCGCCATATCCGCCTCGCGGTAGATGACACCTTTAAGCAGCGGAATCAAAAGGCTCGATAGATCGTGCATCGAGACCGTTGTGCCATGTTCCTGTTCGTGCATGTTTATCTCACGAAAATGACTCGCGACAGCTTCGCCTGTCGGATCTCCTGTTCGCCGTTGTCGTTCCGTCCGACCCAGACGATCGTTTCACTGACCTGCTCGTCCACTACCGTACTGAACGTATCACCGGCAAGTTGCAGATAGGCGATGAGTTCAGCTAAACCCTGCTGTAGAGGCTGAATTTCGCAAAGCTCCCGCAGCGTCACTTGCGAACGGTCCTGCAGGATATGGCGGACATGCCAGACCAGTCTGGCTTTGTCGACGACCACCTGGGCGTACAAGG
Coding sequences within:
- a CDS encoding DUF4194 domain-containing protein; its protein translation is MHEQEHGTTVSMHDLSSLLIPLLKGVIYREADMALWGALLDLQARVRDYVTVLNLELVLDEAEGYAFLRSRPDNGEEDSPALPRLIARRPLSFPVSLMLALLRKKLAESDAGGAETRLILTREQIVETVRVFLPAGSNEAKLIDQIDAHVNKIIELGFLRKLKPTAGKREEQASAFEVQRILKAFVDAQWLADFDARLAGYQTQLGTAASRNADD